A single region of the Lactobacillus isalae genome encodes:
- a CDS encoding glycerate kinase family protein, with product MTKYVLAPDSFKESMTAKEVCDAMEVGIRKVEEDAEIIKVPMADGGEGTVDSLVDATNGKKITLEVTGPLGNKVKAYYGLLGDGKSAVIEMAKASGLEIVPKNRRNPLITTTYGTGELIKDALDHKVKEIIIGLGGSSTNDGGSGMAQALGAHLLDKNNQEIPWGGGNLDKLAKIDINNLDPRLKNVKIILASDVTNPLIGPEGASNIFGPQKGATPEMVEQLESNLKKYAQVIKKYLCKDVAQKAGAGAAGGLGAGLMAFTTCEMHQGIEIAIQVTQLEKKVKNADYVFTGEGGTDFQTKFGKTPYGVAKLGKKYHKPVISLAGYLGKGINSLYDEGFTAIFGILPSACSLEKALKDGPINVSRTTENVVRLLKF from the coding sequence ATGACTAAATATGTATTAGCTCCAGATTCTTTTAAAGAAAGTATGACTGCTAAAGAAGTATGTGATGCTATGGAAGTTGGAATTAGAAAAGTAGAAGAAGATGCAGAGATAATCAAGGTACCGATGGCCGATGGTGGCGAAGGCACAGTCGATTCTTTAGTAGATGCAACTAATGGAAAAAAGATTACCTTAGAAGTTACTGGACCATTGGGAAATAAGGTAAAGGCTTACTATGGTTTATTAGGAGATGGAAAAAGTGCAGTTATTGAAATGGCCAAGGCTAGTGGATTAGAAATCGTGCCTAAAAACAGGCGTAATCCATTAATTACTACCACTTATGGAACTGGTGAATTAATTAAAGATGCTCTTGATCACAAAGTTAAAGAAATTATCATTGGTTTAGGTGGCAGTAGTACTAATGATGGTGGTAGTGGAATGGCACAAGCACTTGGTGCACATTTATTGGATAAAAACAATCAAGAAATTCCTTGGGGCGGAGGAAATTTAGATAAATTAGCTAAAATTGACATCAATAATCTAGATCCGCGTTTGAAGAATGTAAAAATTATTCTAGCAAGTGATGTAACTAATCCGCTAATTGGTCCAGAAGGAGCTTCAAATATTTTTGGTCCGCAAAAAGGTGCAACTCCAGAAATGGTTGAACAACTTGAGAGCAATTTAAAGAAGTATGCACAAGTAATTAAAAAGTATTTATGCAAGGATGTAGCGCAAAAAGCAGGAGCAGGAGCTGCTGGTGGTTTGGGTGCAGGATTAATGGCTTTTACAACTTGTGAAATGCATCAAGGTATTGAGATTGCAATTCAAGTAACTCAATTAGAAAAGAAGGTCAAGAATGCAGATTATGTTTTTACCGGAGAAGGCGGAACGGATTTCCAAACAAAATTTGGAAAAACCCCTTACGGTGTAGCAAAACTAGGCAAAAAATATCATAAACCAGTAATTTCGTTAGCCGGCTATCTTGGTAAAGGAATTAATAGTTTGTATGACGAAGGTTTTACTGCAATATTTGGTATTCTTCCTAGTGCTTGCAGTCTTGAAAAGGCTCTGAAAGATGGCCCTATTAATGTAAGCCGAACAACGGAAAATGTAGTTCGCTTACTTAAGTTTTAA
- a CDS encoding oxidoreductase produces MKKLSDKVTFKHGAVINNRMVQPPMLTNSGLNGAVTDDTLAYWKARANSAGLVISEYNYVSPAGGPAITWTDDRTQLAVYDDKFLPGLTKMAKTMKSGGNKALLQIVHTGREANYRAHLGLPVYAPDTANYPFLPYGVQAFTTEQVDQVVKDFGAATKRAIDAGFDGVEIHGANHYLIQQFFSRFSNHRDDKWGDYEAFPLAVAKEVFEVVKKYAPKNFIIGYRISPEEINPDNVGYTWHESTELINKLTNKFDFDYIHLSLPDYKAKPKDSDKTFAGLFRPVIGDDTKLIIVGDVMSQAAAEDALNYTDLVAAGRAQLIDANFAAKVVAGKGNEVITEMSEAEEKEQALTPGLRKVMDMETKRPDFAKVLREVDYSKALKVK; encoded by the coding sequence ATGAAGAAATTATCAGATAAAGTAACTTTTAAACATGGTGCAGTTATTAATAATCGTATGGTTCAACCACCAATGTTGACTAATAGTGGTTTGAACGGTGCAGTTACTGATGATACGCTTGCTTACTGGAAAGCACGTGCAAATTCAGCAGGTCTAGTAATCTCAGAATATAATTATGTTAGTCCAGCAGGCGGTCCAGCAATTACTTGGACAGATGATCGAACTCAATTAGCGGTTTATGATGATAAATTTTTACCTGGCTTGACCAAAATGGCAAAGACAATGAAGTCAGGCGGCAATAAAGCACTTCTTCAAATTGTCCACACTGGACGAGAAGCAAATTATCGCGCTCACTTGGGCTTACCAGTATATGCTCCTGATACGGCAAACTATCCATTTTTGCCTTATGGAGTCCAAGCCTTCACGACTGAACAAGTCGATCAAGTGGTAAAAGATTTCGGAGCTGCAACTAAGCGAGCAATTGATGCTGGTTTTGATGGTGTTGAAATTCATGGAGCTAATCACTACTTAATTCAGCAATTCTTCTCCCGATTTTCTAATCACCGTGATGATAAGTGGGGAGATTATGAAGCATTTCCTCTAGCAGTTGCTAAAGAAGTATTTGAAGTAGTTAAAAAGTATGCACCTAAGAACTTTATTATTGGCTATCGTATTAGTCCTGAGGAGATTAATCCAGATAATGTTGGTTACACTTGGCATGAGTCAACTGAATTGATTAATAAGTTAACTAATAAGTTTGACTTTGACTATATTCACTTATCACTCCCTGACTATAAGGCTAAGCCAAAAGATTCTGATAAGACTTTTGCGGGATTATTTAGACCAGTAATTGGTGATGATACGAAGTTAATTATTGTTGGGGATGTAATGAGCCAAGCAGCAGCGGAAGATGCATTAAACTATACTGACTTAGTAGCAGCTGGTCGTGCACAGTTAATTGATGCAAACTTTGCAGCTAAGGTAGTTGCTGGTAAAGGAAATGAAGTAATCACTGAAATGTCAGAAGCAGAAGAAAAGGAGCAAGCCTTAACACCTGGCTTACGTAAAGTGATGGATATGGAAACTAAGCGTCCTGATTTTGCTAAGGTTTTAAGAGAAGTTGACTATAGCAAGGCTCTTAAGGTTAAGTAA
- a CDS encoding SPJ_0845 family protein produces MGLTFNNPNNLQQMLDKFATVPDPKKTPKRPGEGLDKPKKDGGQTPNVINEEKEPEIKSKKKKDKK; encoded by the coding sequence ATGGGACTAACTTTTAACAATCCTAATAACTTACAACAAATGCTTGATAAATTTGCGACTGTTCCAGATCCCAAAAAGACGCCTAAAAGACCAGGCGAAGGGCTTGATAAGCCTAAAAAAGATGGTGGTCAAACTCCAAATGTCATTAATGAGGAGAAGGAACCTGAAATAAAGAGCAAAAAGAAGAAAGATAAGAAGTAG
- a CDS encoding PTS sugar transporter subunit IIA: MFSLFKKKEKTNIVAPVSGKLIELEKVNDPVFAKKMMGDGFAIKPNLQGQTFDVYAPIDAEVVSLPSTKHAVGLRNREGQEILIHIGIDTVDLKGNGFSSYISQGDYVHQGEKLISVDDNVLKHNNLDDTVMVILVKGYANNLLINYGNKVDQDTNLIE, from the coding sequence ATGTTTAGTTTGTTTAAGAAAAAGGAGAAGACAAATATTGTTGCTCCGGTTTCTGGTAAGTTAATTGAATTGGAAAAGGTAAATGATCCTGTTTTTGCCAAGAAAATGATGGGGGACGGATTTGCGATTAAGCCAAATCTACAAGGTCAAACTTTTGATGTTTATGCACCAATTGATGCGGAAGTTGTGTCGCTTCCTTCTACAAAACATGCAGTTGGACTGAGAAATAGAGAAGGACAAGAAATTTTAATTCATATTGGAATTGATACTGTTGATTTAAAAGGCAACGGTTTTAGTTCATATATAAGTCAAGGTGATTATGTTCATCAAGGAGAAAAATTAATCTCAGTTGATGATAATGTGCTTAAGCATAATAACCTTGATGATACAGTAATGGTAATCTTGGTTAAAGGTTATGCAAATAACTTGCTTATCAATTATGGTAACAAAGTAGATCAAGATACTAACCTAATAGAGTAG
- a CDS encoding PRD domain-containing protein — protein MRVEKKINNNVAVCTDGNGQELIALGRGIGFPKTPYELADLSKIDMTFYRVNDQTLELLKTIPGDVVMVSSQIVKEARLKIKKEFSPNIIFSLADHISFAIERTKRNEVFDFSLSYDIEHLYTQEYEIGQEALKIVKDQLGFELPRTESIAIAMHFINAQEGSVSLNQVDDQEIIDHILNMIISQFEIEINKKDFSYHRFILHLRYMLKRIKENNQISDNSSEIMLKTMIKENYSIYKCSKNIVSYIDNSYKSHTTDDEMFYLMVYINRIVSKNIKEVEKNG, from the coding sequence ATGAGGGTTGAAAAGAAAATCAATAATAACGTGGCCGTTTGTACAGATGGTAATGGTCAAGAATTGATTGCTTTAGGCAGAGGAATCGGTTTTCCGAAGACCCCATATGAGTTAGCTGATCTTTCTAAGATTGATATGACATTTTATCGAGTAAATGACCAAACACTGGAATTATTGAAGACTATTCCTGGTGATGTTGTGATGGTTAGTTCACAAATTGTAAAGGAAGCACGATTAAAAATAAAGAAAGAGTTCTCTCCAAATATTATTTTCAGCTTGGCAGATCATATTAGCTTTGCAATTGAAAGAACAAAAAGAAATGAAGTTTTTGATTTCTCGCTTTCCTATGATATTGAACATTTATACACACAAGAATATGAAATAGGTCAAGAAGCTTTAAAAATTGTGAAAGATCAACTAGGATTTGAACTTCCAAGAACTGAATCAATTGCTATCGCAATGCATTTTATTAATGCACAAGAAGGTTCAGTTAGTTTGAATCAAGTTGATGATCAAGAAATTATTGATCATATTTTAAATATGATAATTTCTCAGTTCGAAATAGAAATTAATAAAAAAGATTTTTCTTATCATCGATTTATTCTTCATTTGCGATATATGTTAAAGCGAATTAAAGAAAATAATCAAATTTCGGATAATTCAAGTGAAATAATGTTAAAGACGATGATTAAAGAAAATTACTCAATATATAAATGCAGTAAAAATATTGTTTCTTATATTGATAATTCGTATAAAAGTCACACAACTGATGATGAAATGTTTTATTTAATGGTTTATATAAATCGAATTGTTTCTAAAAATATAAAAGAGGTAGAGAAAAATGGCTAA
- a CDS encoding PTS transporter subunit EIIC, whose translation MAKRNYSQVAQQIVVLVGGKDNISQATHCMTRLRLTLKDSSLAKDDEIKKLDPVIGINKVGSQYQIIIGPAVSDVYDAVLPYLNKGAASGAIDDPATAEIDNKKVDKNFKYYVNLVFDYLSGSLVPLIPILLAASICKTIAVVSGPQMFHWVSKSSDFFTLFTFVGDAGFYFFPLFIAWSAAKKLKTSIPISLFLGAILLHPTLMKLAASKNPNFSVYGIPTTAMNYSSTVIPMLLTVWILSYVYKLVNKYCPNVLKVFLVPVGTLLIMLPIMLCLLAPLGGYLGKWLAEGIVWLDKVAGPLAEAILAGIFGLLVLTGMHVALLSIAIANFPILGYDALVMPAGILGAWASFGVMLACLVKFKTAKNKELTAGYAVTWLFGGVGEPFLYGLGLPYKTPLFASIIGGAIGGLVAGFMKLKMYVPTSANGIYGLGGFVGGPNSNYIALAVSIAVCVIAGFVTMMFMSLSEEPVHEK comes from the coding sequence ATGGCTAAAAGAAATTATAGTCAGGTTGCTCAGCAAATTGTAGTTTTAGTTGGAGGGAAAGACAATATCAGTCAAGCCACGCATTGCATGACGCGATTGAGATTAACTTTAAAAGATTCAAGTTTAGCAAAAGATGATGAGATAAAGAAATTAGATCCAGTTATTGGAATAAATAAAGTCGGTTCTCAATATCAAATTATTATTGGCCCAGCAGTTTCGGATGTATATGATGCTGTATTACCTTATCTAAATAAGGGAGCAGCGTCAGGTGCAATAGATGATCCAGCAACTGCTGAAATTGATAATAAAAAAGTAGATAAGAATTTCAAGTATTATGTTAATTTAGTATTTGATTATTTATCAGGCTCATTAGTACCTTTAATACCGATTTTACTAGCTGCTTCTATTTGTAAAACGATAGCAGTTGTTTCTGGACCTCAAATGTTCCATTGGGTTTCAAAATCTTCAGATTTCTTTACGTTATTTACGTTTGTAGGGGATGCGGGATTTTACTTTTTCCCATTATTTATTGCTTGGTCAGCTGCTAAAAAGTTAAAGACAAGTATTCCAATTTCTCTCTTTTTAGGAGCAATTTTATTACATCCAACCTTAATGAAATTGGCTGCAAGCAAGAATCCTAACTTTTCAGTATATGGTATTCCTACAACAGCAATGAATTATTCTTCAACTGTTATTCCAATGTTGTTAACTGTTTGGATTCTAAGCTATGTCTATAAATTAGTTAATAAGTATTGTCCAAATGTATTAAAAGTATTTCTTGTTCCAGTTGGTACATTATTAATTATGCTTCCAATAATGTTATGTTTACTTGCCCCATTAGGTGGCTATTTAGGCAAATGGTTGGCAGAAGGAATTGTTTGGCTGGATAAAGTTGCAGGACCATTAGCAGAAGCAATTTTAGCTGGTATTTTTGGATTACTGGTTTTGACTGGAATGCATGTTGCATTATTATCAATTGCTATCGCAAACTTTCCAATTCTTGGATACGATGCATTAGTAATGCCTGCAGGTATTTTAGGTGCATGGGCTTCATTTGGTGTAATGCTAGCATGTCTAGTTAAATTTAAGACTGCAAAGAATAAAGAATTAACTGCTGGCTATGCAGTTACCTGGTTATTTGGTGGTGTTGGAGAACCGTTCCTTTATGGATTAGGTTTACCATATAAAACTCCACTGTTTGCATCAATTATTGGTGGTGCAATTGGAGGATTAGTTGCAGGCTTTATGAAATTAAAAATGTATGTACCAACATCTGCTAACGGAATTTACGGATTAGGAGGATTTGTTGGTGGACCAAACAGCAATTATATTGCATTGGCTGTATCTATAGCTGTCTGTGTGATTGCTGGTTTTGTAACTATGATGTTTATGTCATTATCGGAGGAACCAGTTCATGAAAAATAG
- a CDS encoding Nif3-like dinuclear metal center hexameric protein, translated as MKNSEVISKVKNYELGIVDGKKIDDTTTRDQIVYQYGDDLEKECQGIILCVYPSIDVIRKAIDLKANLIITHESLFWNHGDKTDWLKDNRTFQLKEELLRKHHIVVWRNHDYLHSGIPLAEAPERYTDGIFYGFAKNMNWTKYVVGDKKKYDHFHIPQTTAKNLAQYLIRKMNLTGTRIIGNPDALVSKVCIPFHVFGNANEDIKNMDDDNVDCYLTMELVDFTLTEYVKDSAQLGRDKAIITLGHFNFEEQGMKYMAEWLPDVVDQQITVRFIQATDMYHFVERELL; from the coding sequence ATGAAAAATAGTGAAGTAATAAGTAAAGTTAAAAATTACGAACTTGGTATTGTAGATGGTAAGAAGATAGATGATACTACTACCCGTGATCAAATTGTTTATCAATATGGAGATGATCTTGAAAAAGAATGTCAAGGAATAATATTATGTGTTTATCCCAGCATAGATGTAATTAGAAAAGCAATTGATTTAAAAGCAAACCTTATTATTACTCATGAGTCATTATTTTGGAACCATGGTGATAAAACCGATTGGTTAAAAGACAATAGAACTTTTCAACTAAAAGAAGAATTATTAAGAAAGCATCATATTGTTGTGTGGCGTAATCATGATTATTTGCATTCAGGAATTCCATTAGCTGAAGCGCCTGAGAGATATACTGATGGTATTTTTTATGGATTTGCCAAGAATATGAATTGGACAAAGTATGTAGTAGGAGATAAGAAAAAGTACGACCATTTTCATATTCCTCAAACTACTGCAAAAAACTTAGCTCAATATTTAATCAGAAAAATGAATTTAACTGGAACCAGAATTATTGGAAATCCAGATGCTCTAGTCTCAAAAGTTTGTATTCCATTCCACGTGTTTGGCAATGCTAATGAAGATATAAAAAATATGGATGATGATAATGTTGACTGCTATTTGACTATGGAATTGGTAGATTTTACTTTAACCGAATATGTTAAAGATTCTGCTCAACTAGGGAGAGATAAAGCAATTATCACATTAGGACATTTTAATTTTGAGGAACAGGGAATGAAATATATGGCGGAATGGTTACCTGATGTAGTTGATCAACAAATTACAGTACGCTTTATTCAAGCAACAGATATGTATCATTTTGTAGAAAGAGAGTTGTTATGA
- a CDS encoding ChbG/HpnK family deacetylase gives MKQILIRADDLGYSRAVNYGIYDAIHNGIINNVGVMVNMPATEQGLDLLKNEDIDFGMHTDITNGKPVLSSAQVPSLVDKQGNFKRSKVYRDNYGKPDFTNLDEVVAEIDAQYQRFLELVGKKPDYFEGHAVMSDNFIKGLHIVAEKYDLPILDFAFDNKPVSFKKETRFSPYMESMKPNYDPEKAFLTMLEHDEEEVIPMMICHPGYLDQYILNTSSLTIPRTQEVDFAMNPKIREIIEKEQIHLVRYSECK, from the coding sequence ATGAAACAAATATTAATTCGTGCAGATGATCTTGGCTATTCAAGAGCCGTAAATTACGGCATCTATGATGCAATTCATAACGGAATAATTAATAATGTTGGTGTAATGGTAAATATGCCTGCAACTGAACAGGGGTTAGATTTATTAAAGAATGAAGATATTGATTTCGGAATGCATACTGATATTACTAATGGCAAGCCGGTTCTTTCTTCAGCTCAGGTTCCGTCTTTAGTAGATAAACAGGGGAATTTTAAGCGCTCCAAAGTTTATCGAGATAATTATGGAAAGCCGGATTTTACTAATTTAGATGAAGTAGTTGCTGAAATTGATGCTCAATATCAGCGTTTTTTAGAATTGGTTGGCAAGAAACCTGATTATTTTGAAGGCCATGCAGTTATGAGTGACAACTTTATTAAAGGATTGCATATTGTTGCTGAAAAATATGATTTACCAATTTTAGATTTTGCTTTTGATAATAAGCCGGTTAGTTTTAAGAAAGAAACGCGTTTCAGTCCATATATGGAAAGTATGAAACCTAATTATGATCCTGAAAAGGCGTTCTTAACAATGCTTGAGCATGATGAAGAAGAAGTAATTCCAATGATGATTTGTCATCCTGGATACCTAGATCAATATATTTTAAATACTTCTAGTTTAACTATTCCTAGAACTCAAGAAGTTGATTTTGCAATGAATCCGAAGATTAGAGAAATTATTGAAAAAGAACAGATTCACTTAGTTAGATATAGTGAATGCAAGTAA
- a CDS encoding GNAT family acetyltransferase — MSVEIKKIKNNQYSVWCDEQDIGTITTYHNEFHNKYLYLKFNLAKYPTYFPFNEIKQIEGQSLQVMTDSTNTDLIHLLLQNGFKCKRHCYTPEVINKDLKIQLNSNHSIHPFNTNSKNYSALCHLLYQYYQEVHQAVSPLTVSEDAFTQEVPTKTGYYSTNKDGKIENFVFTEKNEIAYICSFNEKSLVSFIQAVLRKMFNKYSSIFFEADDTDWAATKLLDCFNVDKKNSFNTYVYY, encoded by the coding sequence ATGTCCGTAGAAATTAAAAAGATTAAAAATAATCAATATAGTGTTTGGTGCGATGAGCAAGACATAGGCACTATTACTACTTACCATAACGAATTTCATAATAAATATCTTTACCTGAAATTTAATCTAGCTAAATATCCTACTTATTTTCCATTTAATGAAATCAAACAAATCGAAGGTCAATCACTTCAAGTAATGACTGATTCAACTAATACCGATTTAATTCATTTATTACTTCAAAATGGATTTAAATGTAAACGTCATTGCTATACACCAGAAGTAATAAATAAAGATTTGAAAATACAGCTTAATTCTAATCATTCTATCCATCCCTTCAATACAAATAGTAAAAATTACTCTGCGCTATGTCATTTGCTGTATCAATACTATCAAGAAGTGCATCAAGCTGTATCTCCTTTAACTGTTTCTGAGGATGCTTTTACTCAAGAAGTTCCAACCAAAACTGGCTACTACAGTACAAATAAAGATGGGAAAATTGAAAATTTCGTTTTTACTGAAAAAAATGAAATAGCTTATATCTGTTCGTTTAATGAAAAGTCTCTTGTTTCATTCATTCAAGCTGTTTTAAGAAAAATGTTTAATAAATATTCATCAATTTTCTTTGAAGCAGACGACACAGATTGGGCTGCAACTAAGCTACTTGATTGCTTTAATGTCGATAAAAAAAATAGTTTTAATACCTACGTTTACTATTAG
- a CDS encoding nuclear transport factor 2 family protein, translating to MTKEDVIRQYFCSWLKKDINLCKNLFAETATYSECYGPIYRNKREILAWFRDWNKEGKVLEWSIKKLLIIRNTAIVEWYFKCNYHDKVSEFDGVSLIEFDIQNKIKSVKEFQSKSKHYYPYS from the coding sequence ATGACAAAAGAAGATGTAATTAGGCAATATTTCTGTAGTTGGCTTAAAAAAGATATAAATTTATGTAAAAACTTATTTGCTGAGACTGCAACGTATAGTGAGTGCTATGGTCCAATTTATAGAAATAAAAGAGAAATTTTAGCTTGGTTTCGTGATTGGAATAAAGAAGGAAAAGTTCTTGAGTGGTCAATCAAAAAATTATTAATTATAAGAAATACAGCAATTGTAGAATGGTATTTTAAATGCAACTATCATGATAAAGTAAGTGAATTCGATGGAGTGTCACTTATTGAGTTTGATATTCAAAATAAAATTAAGAGTGTAAAAGAATTTCAATCAAAATCAAAGCATTATTATCCGTATTCCTAA
- a CDS encoding DUF975 family protein, producing MWVIGLLIIPGIIKRFSYAMAPYIMKDMIDSKYEMTATEAISESRKVMKGNKTTLFIIWLTFNIWYFIIGLVGIIIAFLSLKPFSKPMLADIAFQALFAFLIAIILIAIVNFLLYLYLQPYYRQTVANFYRTLVGDKYLKNEEN from the coding sequence CTGTGGGTAATTGGATTATTAATTATTCCTGGTATTATTAAAAGATTTTCTTACGCAATGGCACCTTACATTATGAAGGATATGATTGATTCAAAATACGAAATGACTGCAACAGAAGCGATAAGTGAATCACGCAAGGTTATGAAAGGCAATAAAACTACCTTATTCATCATTTGGTTAACTTTCAATATTTGGTATTTTATTATTGGTTTAGTGGGAATAATTATCGCTTTTCTTTCTCTAAAACCATTTAGTAAACCTATGTTAGCTGATATTGCTTTTCAAGCATTGTTTGCATTTTTAATTGCAATTATTCTAATCGCTATTGTCAACTTTTTACTCTATCTTTATCTCCAACCGTATTATCGCCAAACTGTTGCCAACTTTTATCGCACCTTAGTAGGCGATAAATACCTAAAGAATGAGGAAAACTAA
- a CDS encoding SPFH domain-containing protein produces the protein MLMRILLIVLVILFFVLLALSFHIVPQNYEGLVETLGKYSRTVKAGFVMIFPGVQRIRKVSLALQPLEISKYRIITKDNAEITTSLTLNYLVTDSYKYFYNNTDSVESMVQLIRGHLRDIIGRMELNEALGSTSQINAQLAEAIGDLTDIYGIRVVRVNVDELLPSPEIQKAMDKQLTADREKTAAIARAEGEARNIELTTKAKNDALVATAKANAEAIKTQADADAYRIKKLQESLDNAGEGYFRNQSLDSFNQLAQGPNNLIVVDKDEISDLGKIPAAKKIWDQSKNED, from the coding sequence ATGTTAATGAGAATTTTACTAATTGTTTTAGTGATTTTATTTTTTGTTCTATTGGCTTTAAGTTTTCATATTGTTCCGCAAAATTACGAGGGCTTAGTTGAAACTCTAGGTAAGTACTCACGCACTGTAAAGGCAGGCTTTGTGATGATTTTCCCTGGAGTTCAAAGAATTAGAAAAGTATCGCTAGCTCTGCAGCCTTTGGAAATTTCTAAATATCGAATTATTACTAAAGATAACGCAGAAATTACTACTAGCTTAACTTTAAACTATCTTGTTACTGATTCTTACAAGTACTTCTACAACAACACTGATTCTGTTGAATCAATGGTGCAATTAATTCGCGGTCACCTTCGTGACATTATTGGTCGAATGGAATTAAATGAAGCGTTAGGCTCAACTAGTCAGATTAACGCGCAACTTGCGGAAGCAATTGGCGATTTGACTGATATTTACGGCATTCGCGTTGTTCGTGTCAATGTTGATGAATTGCTTCCTAGTCCAGAAATTCAAAAGGCAATGGATAAGCAATTAACTGCCGACCGTGAAAAGACTGCTGCTATTGCACGTGCTGAAGGTGAAGCTAGAAATATCGAATTAACAACTAAGGCAAAAAATGATGCCTTAGTTGCTACAGCCAAGGCAAATGCGGAAGCAATTAAAACTCAAGCTGATGCGGATGCCTACCGAATTAAGAAATTACAAGAATCACTTGATAACGCTGGCGAAGGCTACTTTAGAAATCAAAGTCTTGATAGCTTCAACCAACTTGCTCAAGGTCCCAACAATTTGATTGTTGTTGATAAAGATGAAATTAGCGATCTAGGAAAAATTCCGGCTGCTAAAAAAATCTGGGATCAAAGCAAAAATGAAGATTGA
- a CDS encoding GNAT family N-acetyltransferase, whose product MIRRYQNSDFKQLCYVMDRARKQELKTASMEQVFVQLRDAPYLGYLLECDIYVAINKDNIVGFIGLRPHELSFLYIDPTFQKCGIGKKLLKFALDHLERPIRLDVFTNNFAAKCLYKEYGFKVVKTVIEKWSDEYPVEFSQDTMELR is encoded by the coding sequence ATGATTAGAAGGTATCAAAATTCAGATTTTAAGCAGTTATGCTATGTAATGGATCGAGCTCGAAAGCAAGAATTAAAGACGGCAAGCATGGAGCAAGTGTTTGTGCAATTGAGGGATGCGCCCTATTTAGGATATTTGTTAGAATGCGATATTTATGTTGCTATTAATAAAGATAATATTGTTGGGTTTATTGGGTTAAGACCACATGAATTATCATTTTTATATATAGATCCAACTTTTCAAAAATGTGGAATAGGAAAAAAATTATTGAAATTTGCTCTAGATCATCTAGAAAGGCCAATAAGATTAGATGTATTTACAAATAATTTTGCTGCTAAGTGTTTGTATAAAGAGTATGGCTTTAAAGTAGTAAAAACGGTGATTGAAAAATGGTCTGATGAATATCCTGTAGAATTTTCTCAAGATACCATGGAGTTAAGGTGA
- a CDS encoding HIT family protein: MCQICKRIEMIKSYQNKYFVKKLETGYVVLGDNQHFKGYTLFLYKDHQHELYELEFKEQMKFLAEMSLVGEAVAKAFKCEKMNYELLGNGDAHLHWHLFPRVSGDLESYGYHGKGPVWWYPQEKMYSEENKVDGDELEIMKQKLKVELEKIILKVEHNYDY; encoded by the coding sequence ATGTGTCAGATTTGTAAACGAATCGAAATGATTAAAAGTTACCAAAATAAATATTTCGTAAAAAAACTTGAAACTGGATATGTGGTTTTAGGAGATAATCAACATTTTAAAGGCTATACTTTGTTTCTTTATAAAGATCATCAACATGAATTATATGAATTAGAATTTAAAGAGCAAATGAAATTTTTAGCAGAAATGTCGCTGGTGGGTGAAGCTGTTGCAAAAGCTTTTAAATGTGAAAAGATGAATTATGAATTATTGGGAAATGGAGATGCACATCTACACTGGCATTTATTTCCACGTGTATCTGGCGATTTAGAAAGTTATGGATACCATGGCAAAGGCCCAGTATGGTGGTATCCGCAAGAGAAGATGTACAGTGAAGAAAATAAAGTAGATGGTGACGAACTGGAGATAATGAAACAAAAATTAAAAGTTGAATTAGAAAAAATAATATTAAAGGTAGAGCATAATTATGATTATTGA
- a CDS encoding MazG-like family protein, with protein MIIDTKQLQKAVIENKKKHNFNTTDIKFELLLLYGEVNELFQAWLKEDQENINEELADVAIFLLGISEMLGSDLGEDIVKKMAINAKRKYVHGKKISTDD; from the coding sequence ATGATTATTGATACTAAACAATTACAAAAAGCCGTTATTGAAAATAAGAAAAAACATAATTTTAATACGACTGATATTAAGTTTGAACTTCTTTTGTTGTACGGCGAAGTAAATGAACTGTTTCAAGCTTGGCTTAAAGAGGACCAAGAAAATATCAATGAAGAGCTTGCTGATGTAGCCATTTTTCTATTAGGAATTTCTGAAATGCTTGGGAGTGATCTTGGTGAAGACATTGTTAAGAAAATGGCGATTAATGCAAAACGAAAATATGTGCATGGAAAGAAGATAAGTACTGATGACTAA